In bacterium, a single window of DNA contains:
- the mraZ gene encoding Transcriptional regulator MraZ, translating to MTRLFGRWYISVDTSRRITLPVEATRRLESLGISSFMVGTPAQLRCIWLIPTAEWPEAEAALQQAMDFHVLDEGPASQYARLCNSSWEEVRLSEKRIAFDESVLRWARLDARSITEKDRDAKSTTAVLVAMGRRLELWHPDEFEKQIARSAVPPAGVTLAQQSFAHPEAPDAADGSTRQS from the coding sequence ATGACCAGGCTTTTCGGACGCTGGTACATCTCGGTCGATACCTCCCGCCGGATCACGCTTCCGGTGGAAGCCACGCGCCGTCTGGAATCGCTGGGCATCTCCTCCTTCATGGTGGGCACGCCGGCGCAGCTTCGCTGCATCTGGTTGATCCCCACCGCGGAATGGCCGGAAGCGGAAGCAGCGCTCCAGCAGGCGATGGACTTCCATGTCCTGGATGAAGGGCCGGCCAGCCAGTACGCCCGGCTGTGTAACTCGTCCTGGGAAGAGGTCCGGCTCTCCGAGAAGCGTATCGCGTTCGATGAGTCGGTGTTGCGCTGGGCACGGCTTGATGCCCGGAGCATCACTGAAAAGGATCGCGATGCGAAATCCACCACCGCTGTTCTGGTAGCGATGGGTCGTCGGCTCGAGCTCTGGCATCCCGATGAGTTCGAGAAGCAGATCGCCCGCAGCGCCGTTCCACCCGCCGGGGTCACCCTGGCACAACAGAGTTTTGCTCACCCTGAGGCCCCGGACGCGGCCGATGGCTCGACCCGACAGTCCTAA
- the rsmH gene encoding Ribosomal RNA small subunit methyltransferase H: MARPDSPKPTVHRPVLVESCAAHIIGPRPGLCYIDCNLGDGGFTQAILSRDPTARILAFELDSTVIGPALERLGPEQAKQVTVYQRSFATLRETLASQQLLGTIAGAVVDPGLRLGQATDPAAGFSFSADGPLRMTFDPSAKYTAADYLKSVSAEELAARFVANGIAPKDAQRVAQAIVTRSQSAPLETTGELRELIIATLGRTREGKRHVATRYFQAIRTAVTGELEAFESLLPQLLDALMVGGKAAILTYQGEESKIAREFLKTYKHRRADAPEGPRLRVLTPSPERPSLAEIRTNTAARSALLRVIERIQ; this comes from the coding sequence ATGGCTCGACCCGACAGTCCTAAACCCACTGTCCACCGCCCGGTGCTTGTCGAGTCCTGTGCTGCACACATCATCGGACCGCGTCCAGGCCTCTGTTACATCGACTGCAACCTCGGAGACGGTGGTTTCACGCAGGCCATCCTCTCCCGGGATCCGACCGCCAGGATCCTCGCCTTTGAACTCGATTCCACTGTCATAGGACCGGCGCTGGAGCGGCTCGGTCCGGAACAGGCAAAGCAGGTCACCGTGTATCAGCGATCCTTCGCCACACTCCGCGAGACTCTGGCCTCCCAGCAATTGCTGGGGACCATAGCCGGCGCGGTGGTCGACCCGGGCCTCCGCCTGGGACAGGCGACTGATCCCGCCGCCGGTTTTTCCTTCTCAGCCGACGGCCCCCTGCGTATGACCTTTGACCCCTCGGCAAAGTACACGGCGGCGGACTATCTGAAGAGTGTTTCCGCTGAGGAACTCGCTGCACGCTTCGTCGCCAATGGCATTGCGCCCAAGGATGCCCAGCGGGTGGCACAGGCGATCGTGACACGGAGCCAGTCAGCTCCGCTGGAGACGACCGGCGAATTGCGGGAGCTGATCATCGCGACCCTGGGCCGGACACGGGAGGGGAAGCGGCATGTCGCGACCCGCTACTTCCAGGCCATCCGTACTGCTGTGACTGGCGAGCTGGAAGCCTTTGAAAGTCTGTTGCCGCAGTTACTGGATGCCCTCATGGTGGGCGGCAAAGCGGCCATCCTGACCTACCAGGGTGAGGAATCGAAGATCGCCAGGGAATTCCTGAAAACGTACAAGCACCGTCGCGCCGACGCCCCGGAGGGGCCCCGGTTGCGCGTCCTGACTCCCAGCCCGGAGCGCCCATCGCTGGCTGAAATCAGGACCAATACCGCCGCCCGGTCCGCACTGCTCCGGGTCATTGAGCGGATTCAGTAG